Proteins encoded together in one Branchiostoma lanceolatum isolate klBraLanc5 chromosome 11, klBraLanc5.hap2, whole genome shotgun sequence window:
- the LOC136444335 gene encoding platelet glycoprotein Ib alpha chain-like, which produces MASMARRCSLTVLLCLTHLHLVLPCPDVCTCTFGNTVVNCNDKSLQTVPQDIPTSVTSLMLRSNDISQLSNSSFAGLSLLYSLNLQSNKIRQIPKGVFASSIRYLYLKNNLISDITSGAFDDLSLLRELYLDNNAITNIQYGTFHGLVDLQTLSLISNAIDSVSNDSFSGLTKLRNLYLQDNAITTIPVGPFKRSPNIATLYIHNNPLRCDCVLYDLVQWFNTGGRYLGDPSALNCASSPFPDLVDGSLTNAASQLSICVSVVTDVISTSSNQTPTIPHLSSKIDTPTTKGSSTSPSRSTTTTNVVNTSSKRTVTKTMSASPPKTTPSSNASEAITTLRSTTLTTTHPSVRDTTVSSSIESKGNDTTPKATTSNTVHSVSVRSSITPKPSSTSGTKTKSHVDNRQTAPLNTTRATPSQSSATPQIFSSLQEKTATPRPYLTTKSKGNITAAGDIINKYTTGIGITSQNSTVLQILSTPFKTMTSTKSSLTTRSTMATTKRNTTTSKVTTTEQGSTTLNSTILQVTPTPQETSTKAHPDVTSSVGTLKQNTTTAEKTIQDTTGSSKALPPKRGTISVTEHLIGIEDVTVGETVTIRCDAASSSENITYKWSVDGKQEPDFIGPILRYIPQTNGSHRIQCTAHTEDGEGVSDIITLFVKPEAEIQPTISPNKTTTTTAATTTTVNETTTVRTYTSSISRRSTVHTTQKSTTNHTSPFQSTKASTSQAQSTSRQVSTAQTAVNTTAELQTTTEGVNVTIPKPNILIENAGEDSATPGNDSTHVIRVTENIIGIQDITVGETVTIRCDAEDLAAVCVMYKWRVDGEVLDGQNGQILRYTPETDGPHKVQCTAINNGMDGVSDVITVFALPKGKKLDVITRCDKDPHSGISWDNIVRDCDLHLHELAEIPVTSMNALDVAGKLKNITTSDNVTVDNVGDVRMIFENVVNASSQPEVKILQYFVVFNNR; this is translated from the exons ATGGCGTCCATGGCCAGGCGGTGTTCCCTAACGGTGCTGTTGTGCCTAACGCACCTACACCTGGTCCTACCGTGCCCGGATGTATGCACCTGTACGTTTGGAAACACAGTGGTCAACTGCAATGATAAGTCATTACAAACCGTACCGCAGGACATCCCCACAAGTGTGACGAGTCTCATGCTGAGAAGTAACGACATCTCTCAATTGTCAAACAGTTCGTTCGCTGGTTTGTCCTTACTTTACTCACTGAATCTGCAGTCCAACAAGATTAGGCAAATCCCAAAAGGTGTCTTTGCATCCAGTATACGGTACCTTTACCTGAAGAATAATCTCATTAGTGATATCACCAGTGGTGCTTTTGATGATCTAAGTCTTCTGCGTGAGCTGTATCTCGACAACAATGCCATAACTAACATTCAATACGGCACCTTTCATGGGTTAGTTGATCTTCAGACTTTGTCACTTATTTCTAACGCCATCGACAGTGTTAGTAATGATAGCTTCTCCGGTCTGACCAAACTTCGAAACCTGTACCTCCAAGACAACGCCATAACCACCATCCCCGTCGGTCCGTTTAAGAGATCTCCGAACATAGCTACACTGTATATCCACAACAACCCACTAAGATGTGACTGTGTGCTGTATGACCTGGTACAGTGGTTCAACACTGGTGGGCGATACCTAGGGGATCCTTCTGCTTTAAACTGTGCTTCAAGTCCGTTTCCTgatttagtggatgggtcttTAACTAACGCTGCCTCACAGCTCTCGATATGCGTCTCAGTAGTAACTGACGTAATCAGCACATCATCCAATCAAACTCCGACAATCCCCCATCTGAGCAGCAAGATCGACACACCAACAACGAAAGGGTCTTCCACTTCCCCAAGTCGCAGCACTACGACTACGAACGTCGTCAACACATCGAGTAAACGTACCGTCACGAAGACCATGTCTGCTTCCCCACCCAAAACCACACCGTCTAGCAATGCCAGCGAAGCTATTACAACCCTACGCAGTACAACTCTTACAACCACACATCCATCCGTTAGAGACACCACCGTTAGCTCTAGTATAGAATCCAAAGGCAACGACACTACGCCTAAGGCAACAACCAGTAACACAGTTCACAGTGTCAGCGTGCGAAGCAGCATAACTCCCAAGCCTTCATCTACCAGTGGAACTAAAACCAAATCACACGTGGACAATCGCCAAACAGCTCCTTTAAACACAACCCGAGCTACTCCCAGCCAAAGCAGTGCGACTCCACAAATATTCTCATCATTGCAAGAGAAAACAGCCACGCCCCGTCCTTATTTGACTACTAAGTCAAAAGGAAATATTACAGCAGCTGGTGatataataaataaatacaccACAGGTATAGGTATCACCAGTCAAAACAGCACAGTTCTACAAATATTGTCGACACCTTTCAAAACAATGACTTCCACCAAGTCCAGTCTGACAACAAGATCTACTATGGCAACGACGAAACGTAACACTACAACCAGCAAAGTGACAACCACAGAGCAAGGTTCTACCACCCTAAACAGTACAATTTTACAAGTAACCCCAACACCACAAGAAACAAGTACCAAGGCCCATCCCGATGTAACAAGTAGCGTTGGGACattaaaacaaaacaccacaacGGCTGAGAAAACAATCCAAGACACCACAGGTTCGTCTAAAGCTTTACCGCCAAAACGGGGGACCATTTCTGTCACCGAGCATCTTATTGGAATTGAAGACGTTACCGTTGGAGAGACCGTTACCATACGGTGTGACGCCGCCAGCTCTTCCGAAAACATTACGTACAAGTGGTCAGTTGACGGCAAGCAAGAGCCCGACTTCATTGGACCAATTCTACG CTACATCCCCCAGACGAACGGCTCTCACCGGATCCAGTGTACGGCTCACACCGAGGATGGGGAGGGCGTCTCAGACATCATTACGCTGTTTGTTAAACCGGAAG CAGAGATCCAACCCACGATCAGCCCGAataagacaacaacaacaacagcagcaacaacaacaacagtcaacGAAACCACCACAGTAAGAACTTATACCTCCAGTATTTCTAGAAGGTCTACCGTGCATACAACGCAAAAGAGTACTACAAATCATACAAGCCCATTTCAGTCAACCAAGGCGTCCACAAGCCAAGCACAATCAACTTCCCGGCAGGTTTCTACGGCACAGACTGCAGTAAACACTACAGCTGAGCTCCAAACAACGACTGAAGGCGTAAACGTGACCATTCCTAAGCCAAACATATTGATAGAGAATGCAGGCGAGGACTCGGCGACACCAGGGAACGACTCTACGCACGTCATCCGAGTTACAGAAAATATAATCGGGATCCAAGACATCACTGTGGGAGAGACCGTCACAATAAGGTGCGACGCAGAAGACCTAGCCGCAGTGTGCGTCATGTACAAATGGAGAGTAGATGGAGAGGTGCTTGATGGGCAAAACGGACAGATTCTAAG ATACACACCTGAGACAGACGGACCCCACAAGGTCCAGTGCACGGCTATCAACAACGGTATGGACGGCGTATCTGACGTCATCACGGTATTTGCGCTGCCAAAAG GTAAGAAGCTTGACGTGATAACAAGGTGTGACAAGGACCCCCATTCCGGAATCAGCTGGGACAACATAGTGAGGGACTGTGATTTGCATCTGCACGAACTGGCAGAG ATCCCCGTAACTTCCATGAATGCCCTGGACGTCGCTGGAAAGCTTAAGAATATAACCACGAGTGACAACGTGACGGTCGATAACGTGGGAGATGTCAGGATGATATTTGAAAATGTTGTGAACGCTAGCTCTCAACCTGAGGTaaaaattttacaatatttcgTAGTATTCAATAACCGTTGA
- the LOC136444971 gene encoding adhesion G-protein coupled receptor G2-like, with protein MPADEVVASIALPDQLEATSDDVRLSFTIFQSSKLFQTDPTVDVDRGFLPQTINSKVIAGRISGLQTKNLSKPVVLKYLPVDRRNMTNITCVFWDFAANNGGGAWSKDGCSFGGVNKGRIVCECHHLTNFAVLTQRTVHQNDFAGLIVICKILCGLILIGLAFTLITHVAFEQLRQYRSQVVLMNICFALLATLVSVLLGIGWTDNDASCRAVTFFLHYFLLAYFAWTAIEAYNMNLAFEKDIADSMKRFILKTAVAGWGFPFAIALITLVSDVQGYRSDNFCWLEGNQLLIGFLLPGAVVLCFNTVTYIIIVRKLRQPDGPKDGKLHDNVTKKTINLGIIIMILMGLQWILGFILIRDAELAAACVFFVLSSLQGLFVALFRCLLQEDVRSHWLTCCSRDADTSTDDAVTSTLLKTPSSPPESNDVEKSEKKPIEDEEAVPLVITTE; from the exons ATGCCTGCTGACGAAGTGGTTGCCTCGATCGCCTTGCCGGATCAGCTTG AAGCAACCAGTGACGATGTCCGCCTGAGTTTCACCATCTTCCAGAGCAGCAAGTTGTTCCAGACCGACCCGACCGTGGATGTGGACCGGGGTTTTCTCCCACAGACCATCAACAGTAAAGTCATCGCAGGCAGAATATCCGGACTTCAAACCAAGAATCTGTCCAAGCCAGTCGTCCTTAAATACCTCCCAGTCGAC AGGCGTAACATGACCAATATAACCTGTGTCTTCTGGGACTTCGCTGCTAACAATGGAGGTGGTGCATGGTCAAAAGATGGATGCTCTTTTGGGGGAGTGAACAAAGGCAGAATCGTGTGTGAATGTCACCATCTCACAAACTTCGCGGTCCTAACG CAACGCACTGTTCACCAAAACGACTTTGCCGGCCTGATCGTCATCTGCAAGATACTCTGTGGTCTGATTCTCATCGGACTAGCCTTCACTTTGATCACACACGTGGCGTTTGA GCAGTTACGTCAGTACAGATCACAAGTCGTCCTCATGAACATCTGCTTCGCTCTCCTGGCGACACTAGTCAGCGTGCTGTTAGGGATCGGCTGGACTGACAATGACGCAAGCTGCAGAGCTGTGACGTTCTTCCTGCACTACTTCCTGTTGGCCTACTTCGCGTGGACTGCTATCGAGGCTTACAACATGAACCTGGCCTTCGAGAAGGACATTGCCGACAGCATGAAACGTTTCATCCTCAAAACGGCTGTAGCCGGATGGG GCTTCCCATTCGCCATTGCCCTCATCACTCTCGTGTCTGATGTGCAGGGCTATAGGAGCGACAACTT CTGCTGGCTGGAGGGGAACCAGTTACTGATAGGATTCCTGCTGCCCGGTGCCGTGGTGTTGTGCTTCAACACCGTTACGTACATCATCATAGTCAGGAAACTACGCCAGCCTGACGGGCCGAAAG ATGGGAAACTGCATGACAACGTCACCAAAAAGACGATAAATCTTggaatcatcatcatgattcTGATGGGACTGCAGTGGATCTTAGGGTTTATCCTTATCAG AGACGCCGAGCTGGCTGCTGCCTGCGTGTTCTTCGTCCTGAGTTCCCTACAAGGACTTTTCGTCGCCCTGTTCCGGTGTTTACTACAAGAGGATGTCAGATCTCATTGGTTAAC gTGCTGTAGTCGTGATGCCGACACGTCCACAGATGACGCGGTGACGTCGACTCTGCTGAAGACACCCTCAAGCCCACCGGAGTCGAATGACGTCGAAAAGAGTGAGAAGAAGCCTATAGAAGACGAGGAGGCAGTTCCTTTAGTCATCACTACTGAATAA